The Neoarius graeffei isolate fNeoGra1 chromosome 7, fNeoGra1.pri, whole genome shotgun sequence genome includes a region encoding these proteins:
- the ttl gene encoding tubulin--tyrosine ligase isoform X1, with the protein MSNPTLMYTFVLRDDNSSVYAEVSKILISTGKWKRLKKDNPRFNLMLGERNRLPFGRLGHEPGLMQLVNYYRGADKLCRKASLVKLIKTCPELKDSCNWFPESYIIYPTNLNTPVAPATNGISHLKNNPKTDEREVFLASYNAKKENGEGTVWIAKSSAGAKGAGILISQDANQLLEFIDNQGQVHVIQKYLEQPLLLEPGHRKFDIRSWVLVDHQYNIYLYREGVLRTSSEPYNSSDLQDMTSHLTNHCIQKEHSQNYGRYEEGNEMFFDEFRHYLLNVHNVSMETSILPQIKQIIRGCLMCIEPAISTKHLSYQSFQLFGFDFMLDESFKVWLIEINGAPACAQKLYPELCQGIVDVAISTVFSLNADALSSSPPFSTSPSLSSSSCSSPKLRAPQHFGPFMKLNEEVVF; encoded by the exons ATGAGTAACCCTACACTCATGTACACGTTTGTATTAAGAGATGACAACAGCAGCGTGTATGCTGAAGTCTCCAAGATCCTCATCTCTACTGGAAAATGGAAACGACTGAAAAAGGACAATCCGAGATTTAACTTGATGCTTGGAGAGAGGAACCGCCTTCCGTTTGGACGCCTag GCCATGAACCAGGACTAATGCAGTTGGTCAACTATTATCGAGGAGCAGACAAGCTGTGTCGTAAAGCATCTCTGGTCAA GTTAATAAAGACTTGTCCAGAGCTGAAAGACTCCTGTAACTGGTTCCCTGAGTCATACATTATTTATCCAACCAACCTCAACACCCCTGTTGCTCCTGCAACCAATGGCATCAGCCATTTGAAGAACAACCCAAAGACAGATGAGCGTGAGGTCTTTCTGGCCTCCTATAATGCCAAAAAGGAAAACGGGGAGGGAACAGTGTGGATTGCTAAATCATCTGCTGGAGCAAAAG GTGCTGGAATCTTGATCTCTCAGGATGCAAACCAGTTGCTTGAGTTCATTGATAATCAGGGACAAGTTCATGTCATTCAGAAGTATCTGGAGCAGCCACTGCTGTTGGAACCTGGTCATCGCAAATTTGATATAAG GAGTTGGGTGCTTGTGGACCATCAGTACAACATTTACCTGTACCGTGAGGGAGTGCTGAGGACGTCCTCCGAGCCGTACAACAGCTCAGACCTGCAGGACATGACCAGCCACCTGACCAATCACTGCATCCAGAAGGAGCACTCGCAGAACTACGGCCGCTACGAGGAGGGCAATGAGATGTTCTTCGACGAGTTCAGACACTACCTGCTGAACGTTCACAACGTTTCCATGGAGACCTCCATCTTACCTCAGATCAAACAGATAATAAG GGGCTGCCTTATGTGCATTGAACCAGCAATCAGCACGAAGCACCTATCCTACCAGAGCTTCCAGCTTTTCGGTTTTGACTTTATGCTGGACGAGAGCTTTAAAGTGTGGCTGATTGAGATCAACGGAGCTCCTGCATGTGCACA GAAACTCTACCCGGAGCTGTGCCAAGGCATCGTGGACGTAGCCATTTCCACCGTCTTCTCACTAAATGCAGATGCGCTGTCATCCTCCCCTCCATTCTCcacctctccttctctctcctccagctcctgctctTCACCCAAACTCAGAGCGCCACAACACTTTGGTCCTTTCATGAAACT TAATGAAGAGGTTGTGTTCTGA
- the ttl gene encoding tubulin--tyrosine ligase isoform X2 has protein sequence MLGERNRLPFGRLGHEPGLMQLVNYYRGADKLCRKASLVKLIKTCPELKDSCNWFPESYIIYPTNLNTPVAPATNGISHLKNNPKTDEREVFLASYNAKKENGEGTVWIAKSSAGAKGAGILISQDANQLLEFIDNQGQVHVIQKYLEQPLLLEPGHRKFDIRSWVLVDHQYNIYLYREGVLRTSSEPYNSSDLQDMTSHLTNHCIQKEHSQNYGRYEEGNEMFFDEFRHYLLNVHNVSMETSILPQIKQIIRGCLMCIEPAISTKHLSYQSFQLFGFDFMLDESFKVWLIEINGAPACAQKLYPELCQGIVDVAISTVFSLNADALSSSPPFSTSPSLSSSSCSSPKLRAPQHFGPFMKLNEEVVF, from the exons ATGCTTGGAGAGAGGAACCGCCTTCCGTTTGGACGCCTag GCCATGAACCAGGACTAATGCAGTTGGTCAACTATTATCGAGGAGCAGACAAGCTGTGTCGTAAAGCATCTCTGGTCAA GTTAATAAAGACTTGTCCAGAGCTGAAAGACTCCTGTAACTGGTTCCCTGAGTCATACATTATTTATCCAACCAACCTCAACACCCCTGTTGCTCCTGCAACCAATGGCATCAGCCATTTGAAGAACAACCCAAAGACAGATGAGCGTGAGGTCTTTCTGGCCTCCTATAATGCCAAAAAGGAAAACGGGGAGGGAACAGTGTGGATTGCTAAATCATCTGCTGGAGCAAAAG GTGCTGGAATCTTGATCTCTCAGGATGCAAACCAGTTGCTTGAGTTCATTGATAATCAGGGACAAGTTCATGTCATTCAGAAGTATCTGGAGCAGCCACTGCTGTTGGAACCTGGTCATCGCAAATTTGATATAAG GAGTTGGGTGCTTGTGGACCATCAGTACAACATTTACCTGTACCGTGAGGGAGTGCTGAGGACGTCCTCCGAGCCGTACAACAGCTCAGACCTGCAGGACATGACCAGCCACCTGACCAATCACTGCATCCAGAAGGAGCACTCGCAGAACTACGGCCGCTACGAGGAGGGCAATGAGATGTTCTTCGACGAGTTCAGACACTACCTGCTGAACGTTCACAACGTTTCCATGGAGACCTCCATCTTACCTCAGATCAAACAGATAATAAG GGGCTGCCTTATGTGCATTGAACCAGCAATCAGCACGAAGCACCTATCCTACCAGAGCTTCCAGCTTTTCGGTTTTGACTTTATGCTGGACGAGAGCTTTAAAGTGTGGCTGATTGAGATCAACGGAGCTCCTGCATGTGCACA GAAACTCTACCCGGAGCTGTGCCAAGGCATCGTGGACGTAGCCATTTCCACCGTCTTCTCACTAAATGCAGATGCGCTGTCATCCTCCCCTCCATTCTCcacctctccttctctctcctccagctcctgctctTCACCCAAACTCAGAGCGCCACAACACTTTGGTCCTTTCATGAAACT TAATGAAGAGGTTGTGTTCTGA